In the Leifsonia sp. 466MF genome, one interval contains:
- a CDS encoding Glu/Leu/Phe/Val dehydrogenase family protein → MSVLPADLPHETLHVVRGRRSGLTISIAVHSTVLGPALGGCRVWTYDSWQEAVADSLRLAEGMTLKNAAAGLHRGGGKAVVYLPRGTVLTPTERYEVMLDLGDAVETLGGSYMTAEDVGTSAEDMSVVASRTAHVCGLPPSEGGVGEPSDATAAGVYAGLQATMERAFGSRDVSGRHVIVLGLGHVGSLIAMRLASEGAVLTVTDVNPAKRALADALGATWVEPDDAHRVQGDVFVPAGVGGVLTDRVIDELRVAAVVGPANNQLAHRSGAERLAARGILWAPDFVVNAGGVIFLSMAGEPGVTAEATQERVERIGDTVAEIFQGADQRGVTTLQAAEELALDRLREPANA, encoded by the coding sequence ATGTCCGTCCTGCCCGCAGACCTGCCGCACGAAACACTGCACGTGGTAAGGGGGAGGCGGAGCGGCCTCACCATCAGCATCGCGGTCCACTCCACCGTCCTCGGGCCGGCCCTCGGCGGATGCCGGGTCTGGACGTACGACTCCTGGCAGGAGGCGGTTGCCGACTCGCTGCGGCTGGCCGAGGGGATGACCCTCAAGAACGCCGCGGCAGGTCTCCACCGCGGCGGTGGCAAGGCCGTCGTCTACCTGCCGCGCGGCACGGTGCTCACGCCGACCGAGCGCTACGAGGTCATGCTCGACCTCGGCGACGCCGTCGAGACGCTCGGCGGCAGCTACATGACCGCGGAGGATGTCGGCACGAGCGCCGAGGACATGTCCGTCGTCGCGTCGCGCACCGCCCACGTCTGCGGCCTCCCGCCGTCGGAGGGCGGCGTCGGTGAGCCCAGCGACGCGACCGCCGCCGGTGTGTACGCCGGTCTGCAGGCCACCATGGAGCGGGCGTTCGGCAGCCGGGATGTCAGCGGCCGCCACGTGATCGTGCTCGGCCTCGGCCACGTGGGATCGCTCATCGCGATGCGCCTCGCCAGCGAGGGCGCCGTGCTGACCGTCACGGACGTGAACCCCGCGAAGCGCGCCCTCGCCGACGCGCTCGGCGCCACCTGGGTGGAGCCGGATGACGCCCACCGCGTCCAGGGCGATGTCTTCGTCCCCGCCGGTGTCGGAGGAGTGCTGACCGACCGGGTGATCGACGAGCTCCGGGTCGCCGCGGTTGTCGGCCCCGCGAACAACCAGCTCGCGCACCGCTCCGGAGCGGAGCGTCTGGCCGCACGCGGCATCCTCTGGGCGCCGGACTTCGTCGTCAACGCGGGCGGGGTGATCTTCCTGTCGATGGCCGGCGAGCCCGGCGTGACCGCCGAGGCCACGCAGGAGAGGGTCGAGCGGATCGGCGACACGGTCGCGGAGATCTTCCAGGGCGCCGACCAGCGCGGTGTCACCACGCTGCAGGCCGCGGAGGAGCTCGCGCTCGACCGCCTCCGGGAGCCAGCGAACGCATAG